One genomic segment of Macaca fascicularis isolate 582-1 chromosome 19, T2T-MFA8v1.1 includes these proteins:
- the LGI4 gene encoding leucine-rich repeat LGI family member 4 isoform X15 — translation MHSAITGSFVRTGVTQLKAGSFLRIPSLHLLLFTSNSFSVIEDDAFAGLSHLQYLFIEDNEIGSISKNALRGLRSLTHLSLANNHLEALPRFLFRGLETLTHVDLRGNPFQCDCRVLWLLQWMPTVNASVGTGACAGPAALSHMQLRHLDPETFKCRAIELSWFQTVGESALSVEPFSYEGEPHIVLAQPFAGRCLILSWDYSLQRFRPEEELPAPSVVSCKPLVLGPSLFVLAARLWGGSQLWARPSPGLRLAPTQTLAPRRLLRPNDAELLWLEGQPCFVVADASKAGSTTLLCRDGPGFYPHQSLHAWHRDTDAEALELDGRPHLLLASASQRPVLFHWTGGRFERRTDIPEAEDVYATRHFQAGGDVFLCLTRYIGDSMVMRWDGSMFRLLQQLPSRGAHVFQPLLIARDQLAILGSDFAFSQVLRLEPDKGLLEPLQELGPPALVAPRAFAHITMAGRRFLFAACFKGPTQIYQHHEIDLSA, via the exons CTCATTCGTCAGGACTGGAGTCACCCAGCTGAAAGCCGGCAGCTTCCTGAGAATTCCGTCTCTGCACCTGCT CCTCTTCACCTCCAACTCTTTCTCCGTGATTGAGGACGATGCGTTTGCGGGCCTGTCCCACCTGCAGTACCT CTTCATCGAGGACAATGAGATTGGCTCCATCTCTAAGAATGCCCTCAGAGGACTTCGCTCGCTTACACACCT AAGCCTGGCCAATAACCACCTGGAGGCCCTCCCCAGATTCCTGTTCCGAGGCCTGGAGACCCTTACTCACGT GGACCTCCGTGGGAACCCGTTCCAGTGTGACTGCCGCGTCCTCTGGCTCCTGCAGTGGATGCCCACCGTGAACGCCAGCGTGGGGACCGGCGCCTGTGCGGGCCCCGCCGCCCTGAGCCATATGCAGCTCCGCCACCTCGACCCCGAGACCTTCAAGTGCAGAGCCATAG AGCTGTCCTGGTTCCAGACGGTGGGGGAGTCGGCCCTGAGCGTAGAGCCCTTCTCCTACGAAGGCGAGCCTCACATTGTGCTGGCACAGCCCTTCGCCGGCCGCTGCCTGATCCTCTCCTGGGACTACAGCCTGCAGCGCTTTCGGCCCGAGGAAGAGCTGCCCG cGCCCTCCGTGGTGTCCTGCAAGCCACTGGTGCTGGGCCCGAGCCTCTTCGTGCTGGCCGCCCGCCTGTGGGGGGGCTCACAGCTGTGGGCCCGGCCCAGTCCCGGCCTGCGCCTGGCCCCAACGCAGACCCTGGCCCCGCGGCGGCTGCTGCGGCCCAATGACGCCGAGCTCCTGTGGCTGGAAGGGCAGCCCTGCTTCGTGGTGGCCGACGCCTCCAAGGCAGGCAGCACCACGCTGCTGTGCCGCGACGGGCCCGGCTTTTACCCGCACCAGAGTCTGCACGCCTGGCACAGGGACACGGACGCTGAGGCCCTGGAACTGGACGGCCGGCCCCATCTGCTGCTGGCCTCGGCTTCCCAGCGGCCCGTGCTCTTCCACTGGACCGGTGGCCGCTTCGAGAGACGCACAGACATCCCTGAGGCCGAGGATGTCTATGCCACACGCCACTTCCAGGCTGGTGGGGACGTGTTCCTGTGCCTCACACGCTACATTGGGGACTCCATG GTCATGCGCTGGGACGGCTCCATGTTTCGTCTGCTGCAGCAACTTCCCTCGCGCGGTGCCCACGTCTTCCAGCCACTGCTCATCGCCAGGGACCAGCTGGCCATCCTGGGCAGCGACTTTGCCTTCAGTCAGGTCCTCCGTCTTGAGCCTGACAAGGGGCTCCTGGAGCCGCTGCAGGAGCTGGGGCCCCCGGCCCTGGTGGCCCCCCGTGCCTTCGCCCACATCACTATGGCCGGCAGACGCTTCCTCTTTGCTGCTTGCTTTAAGGGCCCCACACAGATCTACCAGCATCACGAGATTGACCTCAGTGCCTGA
- the LGI4 gene encoding leucine-rich repeat LGI family member 4 isoform X9, translating into MGGAGILLLLLAGAGVVVAWRPPKGKCPLRCSCSKDSALCEGSPDLPVSFSPNLLSLSFVRTGVTQLKAGSFLRIPSLHLLLFTSNSFSVIEDDAFAGLSHLQYLFIEDNEIGSISKNALRGLRSLTHLSLANNHLEALPRFLFRGLETLTHVDLRGNPFQCDCRVLWLLQWMPTVNASVGTGACAGPAALSHMQLRHLDPETFKCRAIELSWFQTVGESALSVEPFSYEGEPHIVLAQPFAGRCLILSWDYSLQRFRPEEELPAPSVVSCKPLVLGPSLFVLAARLWGGSQLWARPSPGLRLAPTQTLAPRRLLRPNDAELLWLEGQPCFVVADASKAGSTTLLCRDGPGFYPHQSLHAWHRDTDAEALELDGRPHLLLASASQRPVLFHWTGGRFERRTDIPEAEDVYATRHFQAGGDVFLCLTRYIGDSMVMRWDGSMFRLLQQLPSRGAHVFQPLLIARDQLAILGSDFAFSQVLRLEPDKGLLEPLQELGPPALVAPRAFAHITMAGRRFLFAACFKGPTQIYQHHEIDLSA; encoded by the exons ATGGGAGGGGCAGGcattctgctgctgctgctggctggggcgGGGGTGGTGGTGGCCTGGAGGCCCCCAAAGGGAAAGTGTCCCTTGCGCTGTTCCTGCTCCAAAGACAGCGCCCTGTGTGAGGGATCCCCGGACCTGCCTGTCAGCTTCTCTCCAAACCTGCTGTCACT CTCATTCGTCAGGACTGGAGTCACCCAGCTGAAAGCCGGCAGCTTCCTGAGAATTCCGTCTCTGCACCTGCT CCTCTTCACCTCCAACTCTTTCTCCGTGATTGAGGACGATGCGTTTGCGGGCCTGTCCCACCTGCAGTACCT CTTCATCGAGGACAATGAGATTGGCTCCATCTCTAAGAATGCCCTCAGAGGACTTCGCTCGCTTACACACCT AAGCCTGGCCAATAACCACCTGGAGGCCCTCCCCAGATTCCTGTTCCGAGGCCTGGAGACCCTTACTCACGT GGACCTCCGTGGGAACCCGTTCCAGTGTGACTGCCGCGTCCTCTGGCTCCTGCAGTGGATGCCCACCGTGAACGCCAGCGTGGGGACCGGCGCCTGTGCGGGCCCCGCCGCCCTGAGCCATATGCAGCTCCGCCACCTCGACCCCGAGACCTTCAAGTGCAGAGCCATAG AGCTGTCCTGGTTCCAGACGGTGGGGGAGTCGGCCCTGAGCGTAGAGCCCTTCTCCTACGAAGGCGAGCCTCACATTGTGCTGGCACAGCCCTTCGCCGGCCGCTGCCTGATCCTCTCCTGGGACTACAGCCTGCAGCGCTTTCGGCCCGAGGAAGAGCTGCCCG cGCCCTCCGTGGTGTCCTGCAAGCCACTGGTGCTGGGCCCGAGCCTCTTCGTGCTGGCCGCCCGCCTGTGGGGGGGCTCACAGCTGTGGGCCCGGCCCAGTCCCGGCCTGCGCCTGGCCCCAACGCAGACCCTGGCCCCGCGGCGGCTGCTGCGGCCCAATGACGCCGAGCTCCTGTGGCTGGAAGGGCAGCCCTGCTTCGTGGTGGCCGACGCCTCCAAGGCAGGCAGCACCACGCTGCTGTGCCGCGACGGGCCCGGCTTTTACCCGCACCAGAGTCTGCACGCCTGGCACAGGGACACGGACGCTGAGGCCCTGGAACTGGACGGCCGGCCCCATCTGCTGCTGGCCTCGGCTTCCCAGCGGCCCGTGCTCTTCCACTGGACCGGTGGCCGCTTCGAGAGACGCACAGACATCCCTGAGGCCGAGGATGTCTATGCCACACGCCACTTCCAGGCTGGTGGGGACGTGTTCCTGTGCCTCACACGCTACATTGGGGACTCCATG GTCATGCGCTGGGACGGCTCCATGTTTCGTCTGCTGCAGCAACTTCCCTCGCGCGGTGCCCACGTCTTCCAGCCACTGCTCATCGCCAGGGACCAGCTGGCCATCCTGGGCAGCGACTTTGCCTTCAGTCAGGTCCTCCGTCTTGAGCCTGACAAGGGGCTCCTGGAGCCGCTGCAGGAGCTGGGGCCCCCGGCCCTGGTGGCCCCCCGTGCCTTCGCCCACATCACTATGGCCGGCAGACGCTTCCTCTTTGCTGCTTGCTTTAAGGGCCCCACACAGATCTACCAGCATCACGAGATTGACCTCAGTGCCTGA
- the LGI4 gene encoding leucine-rich repeat LGI family member 4 isoform X16 — MHSAITGSFVRTGVTQLKAGSFLRIPSLHLLLFTSNSFSVIEDDAFAGLSHLQYLFIEDNEIGSISKNALRGLRSLTHLSLANNHLEALPRFLFRGLETLTHWMPTVNASVGTGACAGPAALSHMQLRHLDPETFKCRAIELSWFQTVGESALSVEPFSYEGEPHIVLAQPFAGRCLILSWDYSLQRFRPEEELPAPSVVSCKPLVLGPSLFVLAARLWGGSQLWARPSPGLRLAPTQTLAPRRLLRPNDAELLWLEGQPCFVVADASKAGSTTLLCRDGPGFYPHQSLHAWHRDTDAEALELDGRPHLLLASASQRPVLFHWTGGRFERRTDIPEAEDVYATRHFQAGGDVFLCLTRYIGDSMVMRWDGSMFRLLQQLPSRGAHVFQPLLIARDQLAILGSDFAFSQVLRLEPDKGLLEPLQELGPPALVAPRAFAHITMAGRRFLFAACFKGPTQIYQHHEIDLSA, encoded by the exons CTCATTCGTCAGGACTGGAGTCACCCAGCTGAAAGCCGGCAGCTTCCTGAGAATTCCGTCTCTGCACCTGCT CCTCTTCACCTCCAACTCTTTCTCCGTGATTGAGGACGATGCGTTTGCGGGCCTGTCCCACCTGCAGTACCT CTTCATCGAGGACAATGAGATTGGCTCCATCTCTAAGAATGCCCTCAGAGGACTTCGCTCGCTTACACACCT AAGCCTGGCCAATAACCACCTGGAGGCCCTCCCCAGATTCCTGTTCCGAGGCCTGGAGACCCTTACTCAC TGGATGCCCACCGTGAACGCCAGCGTGGGGACCGGCGCCTGTGCGGGCCCCGCCGCCCTGAGCCATATGCAGCTCCGCCACCTCGACCCCGAGACCTTCAAGTGCAGAGCCATAG AGCTGTCCTGGTTCCAGACGGTGGGGGAGTCGGCCCTGAGCGTAGAGCCCTTCTCCTACGAAGGCGAGCCTCACATTGTGCTGGCACAGCCCTTCGCCGGCCGCTGCCTGATCCTCTCCTGGGACTACAGCCTGCAGCGCTTTCGGCCCGAGGAAGAGCTGCCCG cGCCCTCCGTGGTGTCCTGCAAGCCACTGGTGCTGGGCCCGAGCCTCTTCGTGCTGGCCGCCCGCCTGTGGGGGGGCTCACAGCTGTGGGCCCGGCCCAGTCCCGGCCTGCGCCTGGCCCCAACGCAGACCCTGGCCCCGCGGCGGCTGCTGCGGCCCAATGACGCCGAGCTCCTGTGGCTGGAAGGGCAGCCCTGCTTCGTGGTGGCCGACGCCTCCAAGGCAGGCAGCACCACGCTGCTGTGCCGCGACGGGCCCGGCTTTTACCCGCACCAGAGTCTGCACGCCTGGCACAGGGACACGGACGCTGAGGCCCTGGAACTGGACGGCCGGCCCCATCTGCTGCTGGCCTCGGCTTCCCAGCGGCCCGTGCTCTTCCACTGGACCGGTGGCCGCTTCGAGAGACGCACAGACATCCCTGAGGCCGAGGATGTCTATGCCACACGCCACTTCCAGGCTGGTGGGGACGTGTTCCTGTGCCTCACACGCTACATTGGGGACTCCATG GTCATGCGCTGGGACGGCTCCATGTTTCGTCTGCTGCAGCAACTTCCCTCGCGCGGTGCCCACGTCTTCCAGCCACTGCTCATCGCCAGGGACCAGCTGGCCATCCTGGGCAGCGACTTTGCCTTCAGTCAGGTCCTCCGTCTTGAGCCTGACAAGGGGCTCCTGGAGCCGCTGCAGGAGCTGGGGCCCCCGGCCCTGGTGGCCCCCCGTGCCTTCGCCCACATCACTATGGCCGGCAGACGCTTCCTCTTTGCTGCTTGCTTTAAGGGCCCCACACAGATCTACCAGCATCACGAGATTGACCTCAGTGCCTGA
- the LGI4 gene encoding leucine-rich repeat LGI family member 4 isoform X17, whose amino-acid sequence MGAGNVGVGECLCHRGHPCPLLVGVHAFGCSCSYVFFSPLWSPISGDTCLGSGRSTAPRVWKRGRSPSPASCPRDLRGNPFQCDCRVLWLLQWMPTVNASVGTGACAGPAALSHMQLRHLDPETFKCRAIELSWFQTVGESALSVEPFSYEGEPHIVLAQPFAGRCLILSWDYSLQRFRPEEELPAPSVVSCKPLVLGPSLFVLAARLWGGSQLWARPSPGLRLAPTQTLAPRRLLRPNDAELLWLEGQPCFVVADASKAGSTTLLCRDGPGFYPHQSLHAWHRDTDAEALELDGRPHLLLASASQRPVLFHWTGGRFERRTDIPEAEDVYATRHFQAGGDVFLCLTRYIGDSMVMRWDGSMFRLLQQLPSRGAHVFQPLLIARDQLAILGSDFAFSQVLRLEPDKGLLEPLQELGPPALVAPRAFAHITMAGRRFLFAACFKGPTQIYQHHEIDLSA is encoded by the exons ATGGGGGCTGGGAATGTGGGGGTTGGGGAATGTTTGTGTCATAGGGGGCATCCATGCCCACTTCTGGTCGGCGTGCATGCATTTGGCTGCAGTTGTTCTTATGTATTTTTCTCACCACTATGGAGCCCCATCTCTGGGGACACTTGCCTGGGGTCGGGCAGGAGCACAGCCCCCAGGGTGTGGAAGCGGGGTCGCAGCCCCTCCCCGGCCTCTTGCCCCAGGGACCTCCGTGGGAACCCGTTCCAGTGTGACTGCCGCGTCCTCTGGCTCCTGCAGTGGATGCCCACCGTGAACGCCAGCGTGGGGACCGGCGCCTGTGCGGGCCCCGCCGCCCTGAGCCATATGCAGCTCCGCCACCTCGACCCCGAGACCTTCAAGTGCAGAGCCATAG AGCTGTCCTGGTTCCAGACGGTGGGGGAGTCGGCCCTGAGCGTAGAGCCCTTCTCCTACGAAGGCGAGCCTCACATTGTGCTGGCACAGCCCTTCGCCGGCCGCTGCCTGATCCTCTCCTGGGACTACAGCCTGCAGCGCTTTCGGCCCGAGGAAGAGCTGCCCG cGCCCTCCGTGGTGTCCTGCAAGCCACTGGTGCTGGGCCCGAGCCTCTTCGTGCTGGCCGCCCGCCTGTGGGGGGGCTCACAGCTGTGGGCCCGGCCCAGTCCCGGCCTGCGCCTGGCCCCAACGCAGACCCTGGCCCCGCGGCGGCTGCTGCGGCCCAATGACGCCGAGCTCCTGTGGCTGGAAGGGCAGCCCTGCTTCGTGGTGGCCGACGCCTCCAAGGCAGGCAGCACCACGCTGCTGTGCCGCGACGGGCCCGGCTTTTACCCGCACCAGAGTCTGCACGCCTGGCACAGGGACACGGACGCTGAGGCCCTGGAACTGGACGGCCGGCCCCATCTGCTGCTGGCCTCGGCTTCCCAGCGGCCCGTGCTCTTCCACTGGACCGGTGGCCGCTTCGAGAGACGCACAGACATCCCTGAGGCCGAGGATGTCTATGCCACACGCCACTTCCAGGCTGGTGGGGACGTGTTCCTGTGCCTCACACGCTACATTGGGGACTCCATG GTCATGCGCTGGGACGGCTCCATGTTTCGTCTGCTGCAGCAACTTCCCTCGCGCGGTGCCCACGTCTTCCAGCCACTGCTCATCGCCAGGGACCAGCTGGCCATCCTGGGCAGCGACTTTGCCTTCAGTCAGGTCCTCCGTCTTGAGCCTGACAAGGGGCTCCTGGAGCCGCTGCAGGAGCTGGGGCCCCCGGCCCTGGTGGCCCCCCGTGCCTTCGCCCACATCACTATGGCCGGCAGACGCTTCCTCTTTGCTGCTTGCTTTAAGGGCCCCACACAGATCTACCAGCATCACGAGATTGACCTCAGTGCCTGA
- the LGI4 gene encoding leucine-rich repeat LGI family member 4 isoform X11, whose product MGGAGILLLLLAGAGVVVAWRPPKGKCPLRCSCSKDSALCEGSPDLPVSFSPNLLSLSFVRTGVTQLKAGSFLRIPSLHLLLFTSNSFSVIEDDAFAGLSHLQYLFIEDNEIGSISKNALRGLRSLTHLSLANNHLEALPRFLFRGLETLTHWMPTVNASVGTGACAGPAALSHMQLRHLDPETFKCRAIELSWFQTVGESALSVEPFSYEGEPHIVLAQPFAGRCLILSWDYSLQRFRPEEELPAPSVVSCKPLVLGPSLFVLAARLWGGSQLWARPSPGLRLAPTQTLAPRRLLRPNDAELLWLEGQPCFVVADASKAGSTTLLCRDGPGFYPHQSLHAWHRDTDAEALELDGRPHLLLASASQRPVLFHWTGGRFERRTDIPEAEDVYATRHFQAGGDVFLCLTRYIGDSMVMRWDGSMFRLLQQLPSRGAHVFQPLLIARDQLAILGSDFAFSQVLRLEPDKGLLEPLQELGPPALVAPRAFAHITMAGRRFLFAACFKGPTQIYQHHEIDLSA is encoded by the exons ATGGGAGGGGCAGGcattctgctgctgctgctggctggggcgGGGGTGGTGGTGGCCTGGAGGCCCCCAAAGGGAAAGTGTCCCTTGCGCTGTTCCTGCTCCAAAGACAGCGCCCTGTGTGAGGGATCCCCGGACCTGCCTGTCAGCTTCTCTCCAAACCTGCTGTCACT CTCATTCGTCAGGACTGGAGTCACCCAGCTGAAAGCCGGCAGCTTCCTGAGAATTCCGTCTCTGCACCTGCT CCTCTTCACCTCCAACTCTTTCTCCGTGATTGAGGACGATGCGTTTGCGGGCCTGTCCCACCTGCAGTACCT CTTCATCGAGGACAATGAGATTGGCTCCATCTCTAAGAATGCCCTCAGAGGACTTCGCTCGCTTACACACCT AAGCCTGGCCAATAACCACCTGGAGGCCCTCCCCAGATTCCTGTTCCGAGGCCTGGAGACCCTTACTCAC TGGATGCCCACCGTGAACGCCAGCGTGGGGACCGGCGCCTGTGCGGGCCCCGCCGCCCTGAGCCATATGCAGCTCCGCCACCTCGACCCCGAGACCTTCAAGTGCAGAGCCATAG AGCTGTCCTGGTTCCAGACGGTGGGGGAGTCGGCCCTGAGCGTAGAGCCCTTCTCCTACGAAGGCGAGCCTCACATTGTGCTGGCACAGCCCTTCGCCGGCCGCTGCCTGATCCTCTCCTGGGACTACAGCCTGCAGCGCTTTCGGCCCGAGGAAGAGCTGCCCG cGCCCTCCGTGGTGTCCTGCAAGCCACTGGTGCTGGGCCCGAGCCTCTTCGTGCTGGCCGCCCGCCTGTGGGGGGGCTCACAGCTGTGGGCCCGGCCCAGTCCCGGCCTGCGCCTGGCCCCAACGCAGACCCTGGCCCCGCGGCGGCTGCTGCGGCCCAATGACGCCGAGCTCCTGTGGCTGGAAGGGCAGCCCTGCTTCGTGGTGGCCGACGCCTCCAAGGCAGGCAGCACCACGCTGCTGTGCCGCGACGGGCCCGGCTTTTACCCGCACCAGAGTCTGCACGCCTGGCACAGGGACACGGACGCTGAGGCCCTGGAACTGGACGGCCGGCCCCATCTGCTGCTGGCCTCGGCTTCCCAGCGGCCCGTGCTCTTCCACTGGACCGGTGGCCGCTTCGAGAGACGCACAGACATCCCTGAGGCCGAGGATGTCTATGCCACACGCCACTTCCAGGCTGGTGGGGACGTGTTCCTGTGCCTCACACGCTACATTGGGGACTCCATG GTCATGCGCTGGGACGGCTCCATGTTTCGTCTGCTGCAGCAACTTCCCTCGCGCGGTGCCCACGTCTTCCAGCCACTGCTCATCGCCAGGGACCAGCTGGCCATCCTGGGCAGCGACTTTGCCTTCAGTCAGGTCCTCCGTCTTGAGCCTGACAAGGGGCTCCTGGAGCCGCTGCAGGAGCTGGGGCCCCCGGCCCTGGTGGCCCCCCGTGCCTTCGCCCACATCACTATGGCCGGCAGACGCTTCCTCTTTGCTGCTTGCTTTAAGGGCCCCACACAGATCTACCAGCATCACGAGATTGACCTCAGTGCCTGA
- the LGI4 gene encoding leucine-rich repeat LGI family member 4 isoform X13, whose protein sequence is MHSAITGSFVRTGVTQLKAGSFLRIPSLHLLFIEDNEIGSISKNALRGLRSLTHLSLANNHLEALPRFLFRGLETLTHVPISGDTCLGSGRSTAPRVWKRGRSPSPASCPRDLRGNPFQCDCRVLWLLQWMPTVNASVGTGACAGPAALSHMQLRHLDPETFKCRAIELSWFQTVGESALSVEPFSYEGEPHIVLAQPFAGRCLILSWDYSLQRFRPEEELPAPSVVSCKPLVLGPSLFVLAARLWGGSQLWARPSPGLRLAPTQTLAPRRLLRPNDAELLWLEGQPCFVVADASKAGSTTLLCRDGPGFYPHQSLHAWHRDTDAEALELDGRPHLLLASASQRPVLFHWTGGRFERRTDIPEAEDVYATRHFQAGGDVFLCLTRYIGDSMVMRWDGSMFRLLQQLPSRGAHVFQPLLIARDQLAILGSDFAFSQVLRLEPDKGLLEPLQELGPPALVAPRAFAHITMAGRRFLFAACFKGPTQIYQHHEIDLSA, encoded by the exons CTCATTCGTCAGGACTGGAGTCACCCAGCTGAAAGCCGGCAGCTTCCTGAGAATTCCGTCTCTGCACCTGCT CTTCATCGAGGACAATGAGATTGGCTCCATCTCTAAGAATGCCCTCAGAGGACTTCGCTCGCTTACACACCT AAGCCTGGCCAATAACCACCTGGAGGCCCTCCCCAGATTCCTGTTCCGAGGCCTGGAGACCCTTACTCACGT CCCCATCTCTGGGGACACTTGCCTGGGGTCGGGCAGGAGCACAGCCCCCAGGGTGTGGAAGCGGGGTCGCAGCCCCTCCCCGGCCTCTTGCCCCAGGGACCTCCGTGGGAACCCGTTCCAGTGTGACTGCCGCGTCCTCTGGCTCCTGCAGTGGATGCCCACCGTGAACGCCAGCGTGGGGACCGGCGCCTGTGCGGGCCCCGCCGCCCTGAGCCATATGCAGCTCCGCCACCTCGACCCCGAGACCTTCAAGTGCAGAGCCATAG AGCTGTCCTGGTTCCAGACGGTGGGGGAGTCGGCCCTGAGCGTAGAGCCCTTCTCCTACGAAGGCGAGCCTCACATTGTGCTGGCACAGCCCTTCGCCGGCCGCTGCCTGATCCTCTCCTGGGACTACAGCCTGCAGCGCTTTCGGCCCGAGGAAGAGCTGCCCG cGCCCTCCGTGGTGTCCTGCAAGCCACTGGTGCTGGGCCCGAGCCTCTTCGTGCTGGCCGCCCGCCTGTGGGGGGGCTCACAGCTGTGGGCCCGGCCCAGTCCCGGCCTGCGCCTGGCCCCAACGCAGACCCTGGCCCCGCGGCGGCTGCTGCGGCCCAATGACGCCGAGCTCCTGTGGCTGGAAGGGCAGCCCTGCTTCGTGGTGGCCGACGCCTCCAAGGCAGGCAGCACCACGCTGCTGTGCCGCGACGGGCCCGGCTTTTACCCGCACCAGAGTCTGCACGCCTGGCACAGGGACACGGACGCTGAGGCCCTGGAACTGGACGGCCGGCCCCATCTGCTGCTGGCCTCGGCTTCCCAGCGGCCCGTGCTCTTCCACTGGACCGGTGGCCGCTTCGAGAGACGCACAGACATCCCTGAGGCCGAGGATGTCTATGCCACACGCCACTTCCAGGCTGGTGGGGACGTGTTCCTGTGCCTCACACGCTACATTGGGGACTCCATG GTCATGCGCTGGGACGGCTCCATGTTTCGTCTGCTGCAGCAACTTCCCTCGCGCGGTGCCCACGTCTTCCAGCCACTGCTCATCGCCAGGGACCAGCTGGCCATCCTGGGCAGCGACTTTGCCTTCAGTCAGGTCCTCCGTCTTGAGCCTGACAAGGGGCTCCTGGAGCCGCTGCAGGAGCTGGGGCCCCCGGCCCTGGTGGCCCCCCGTGCCTTCGCCCACATCACTATGGCCGGCAGACGCTTCCTCTTTGCTGCTTGCTTTAAGGGCCCCACACAGATCTACCAGCATCACGAGATTGACCTCAGTGCCTGA